TTTGAAGTTGTGACTGATATGGAGTCGCAAGCCAGAGTTTTAGGGCAGGGTGGTCGCTACGACAAGCTTTTGGGACTATATCATCCTCAAGGAGAAAATATCCCCGGCATTGGTTTTGTACTCAACATAGAAGATTTATACCAAGTACTTTTGTCTACTCAGCAATTACCACAAACTACCCCAGCTAGTAACTGGCTGGTAGTACCAGAAACATCGAGTGCTGAGGCTGCTGCCTTTGCCTATGCTCAAAAACTGAGAACTTCTACCCATCTAGTGCGGGTAGAAATGGATTTGGGCGGAAGAGATGCAGAAGCTATCCGCCAATATGCACGCGATCGCAGCATTGCCCAAATTGCCTGGATCAAACCCGATGGTTCACCCACAATCGAATCATTGAGTTAAGTGAATGTTTATAGGGCATAGGGCATAGGGAATAGGGAATAGGGTATTAGTCATTAGTCATTTGTCATTTGTCATTTGTCATATGGAAGGAGGCAGAAATTATATTTTGTCTCCCTTGTCCCCCTTGTCCTCCTTGTCCCCCTTGTCTCCCCAGTCCCCACTCCCCACTCCCCAGTCCTCACTCCCCTGCTAGGCTAGAAATAGCCGATTTATTTTATATACAGAGGGAATCAAGGATATGCCGCACACGATTGTTACAGAAGTCTGTGAAGGCGTTGCTGACTGCGTAGATGCTTGTCCAGTGGCTTGTATTCATGATGGGCCAGGCAAAAACGCTAAGGGGACTGATTGGTACTGGATTGACTTTTCCACCTGCATCGACTGTGGCATATGTCTCCAAGTTTGCCCGGTAGAAGGGGCGATCATCGCAGAAGAACGACCAGAGTTGCAAAAAACTCCGCAATAGTTCATAGTCAGTGGTCAGTTATCAGTTGTTTATTGCCACTGACCACCGACAAATCACAAATGACTAATGACCAATGACTAATGATTATTTACTAGAAGTTCAAAATGTCCACGCTGGCTATATCAAAGACGTAGATATTCTACAAGGTGTCAATTTTCGGGTTGCACCAGGGGAATTAGTGACAGTAATTGGCCCCAACGGTGCAGGTAAATCCACTTTAGCAAAAACTATTTTTGGGCTTTTGACCCCCCACATAGGCACAATTACCTTCAAAAATGAAAATATCGTAGGGCTAAAGTCAAATCAAATTGTTCAAAAGGGAATGTGCTACGTCCCACAAATAGCTAATGTCTTCCCCTCTCTGAGTGTCGAAGAAAATTTAGAAATGGGAGCTTTTGTTCGTAATATTCCCCTAAAACCGCTTAAAGATAAAATATTTACAATGTTTCCTAGACTGAGCGATCGCCGTCGTCAACGCGCTGGG
This region of Nostoc sp. UHCC 0302 genomic DNA includes:
- a CDS encoding ferredoxin family protein; translation: MPHTIVTEVCEGVADCVDACPVACIHDGPGKNAKGTDWYWIDFSTCIDCGICLQVCPVEGAIIAEERPELQKTPQ
- a CDS encoding ABC transporter ATP-binding protein, coding for MTNDYLLEVQNVHAGYIKDVDILQGVNFRVAPGELVTVIGPNGAGKSTLAKTIFGLLTPHIGTITFKNENIVGLKSNQIVQKGMCYVPQIANVFPSLSVEENLEMGAFVRNIPLKPLKDKIFTMFPRLSDRRRQRAGTLSGGERQMLAMGKALMLEPSLLLLDEPSAALSPILVTQVFEQVRQINQAGTAIVLVEQNARKALEMADRGYVLESGRDAMSGAGEELLNDPKVGELYLGAGKRH